One Danio aesculapii chromosome 11, fDanAes4.1, whole genome shotgun sequence genomic region harbors:
- the smug1 gene encoding single-strand-selective monofunctional uracil-DNA glycosylase 1 — MLAQLDTERLENGDASETDVPDLAVERLFNSSTAASRFLQAELELNARLQMLSFGKPVRYTYNPLEYAWETHQCYVENYCLEGQSVLFLGMNPGPFGMAQTGVPFGEVKAVRNWLKITGRVGRPADEHPKRRITGLDCTQSEVSGARFWGFFQDLCGEPNNFFRHCFVHNLCPLIFMSESGKNLTPPELPAAERDALLSCCDSALCRVVTALGVSMVIGVGKLSEQRARRALSEAGISIRVEGIMHPSPRNPLANKGWASVARDKLDQLGVLGLLTR; from the exons GTTGGAAAATGGAGATGCTTCTGAGACAGATGTGCCTGATCTGGCTGTTGAGCGGCTCTTCAACAGCTCCACAGCCGCTTCCCGGTTCCTGCAGGCTGAGCTTGAGCTGAACGCCCGGCTGCAGATGCTGTCTTTTGGAAAACCCGTGCGGTACACGTACAACCCCCTGGAGTACGCCTGGGAGACTCATCAGTGTTATGTGGAGAATTACTGTCTGGAGGGGCAGAGTGTCCTCTTTCTGGGCATGAACCCGGGACCCTTCGGCATGGCACAAACTGGG GTTCCATTCGGTGAAGTGAAGGCGGTTCGTAATTGGCTGAAGATCACTGGAAGGGTGGGGCGTCCGGCAGACGAGCACCCGAAGCGGCGAATCACAGGCCTGGACTGCACTCAGAGTGAAGTGAGCGGCGCTCGGTTCTGGGGCTTTTTCCAGGATCTCTGCGGAGAACCGAACAACTTCTTCCGCCACTGTTTCGTGCACAACTTGTGTCCGCTCATCTTCATGAGTGAGTCCGGCAAGAACCTGACGCCTCCTGAGCTCCCAGCGGCAGAACGGGACGCTCTCCTGTCCTGCTGTGACTCCGCCCTCTGTCGGGTCGTCACAGCGCTGGGAGTCTCCATGGTGATCGGTGTTGGGAAACTGTCGGAGCAGCGCGCCAGACGAGCGCTCTCAGAGGCGGGCATCAGCATCAGGGTGGAGGGCATTATGCATCCGTCCCCTAGAAACCCACTGGCTAACAAAGGCTGGGCGAGTGTAGCCCGAGATAAGTTAGATCAGCTGGGGGTTTTGGGTTTGCTcacaagatga